In Thermococcus camini, a genomic segment contains:
- a CDS encoding DUF2178 domain-containing protein → MNELALISLVALIGGGLLGHFMTRTIVRDIGLPPDERAFEITKLSAARTLELVLLVTVAALYYSWLVLKDERCTNLAVLIFATIFFGNLIFRAYYARRM, encoded by the coding sequence GTGAACGAGCTCGCCCTGATTTCGCTGGTTGCCTTGATTGGGGGCGGACTCCTGGGCCATTTCATGACCCGGACGATAGTGAGGGATATCGGTCTTCCTCCAGACGAGAGGGCCTTTGAGATAACCAAACTCTCAGCGGCGAGAACGCTGGAGCTTGTCCTTCTCGTCACAGTGGCGGCGCTCTACTACTCGTGGCTGGTTCTCAAGGACGAGCGGTGCACCAACCTCGCCGTTCTGATATTCGCCACTATATTTTTCGGCAACCTGATCTTTAGAGCCTATTATGCGAGGAGGATGTGA
- the cgi121 gene encoding KEOPS complex subunit Cgi121, giving the protein MKEITENLHITKVFVKDAGEIIPLIGGDFQIVSAECWEEVAFAALLVLRSFERDTNHARTPGGELLLRLAGTLQIKDAIAKHGVREGENYLVVFGSRNRVGEILAKLNLEELPMTDCGAEKSKRFFEKAALVEVL; this is encoded by the coding sequence ATGAAAGAAATTACGGAAAATCTTCACATCACGAAAGTATTCGTCAAAGATGCCGGAGAAATCATACCCTTGATAGGCGGCGACTTTCAGATAGTTAGTGCCGAATGCTGGGAAGAAGTGGCGTTTGCGGCGCTTTTGGTGCTCCGTTCATTTGAGAGGGACACCAACCACGCCAGAACCCCCGGCGGCGAGCTCCTCCTACGCCTTGCCGGAACACTCCAGATAAAAGATGCGATAGCAAAGCACGGTGTCAGGGAGGGGGAGAATTATCTTGTGGTCTTTGGGAGCCGCAATAGGGTCGGAGAGATTCTTGCGAAGCTGAACCTGGAGGAGCTGCCCATGACCGACTGCGGGGCAGAAAAATCGAAAAGATTTTTTGAAAAGGCGGCTCTCGTTGAAGTTTTATAG
- a CDS encoding pyridoxal phosphate-dependent aminotransferase, with translation MRYKKRKYFLAGRINLIQRSKIRELFEKAKKMDDVISLGIGEPDFDTPQVIKEAAKRAIDEGYTHYTPNAGIPEFREAIAEYYKTHYKVDISPDDIIVTAGAYEATYLAFQTLLEQDDDVIIPDPAFVCYVEDAKIAEAGILRIPLREENEFQIDPDELVEAITKRTRMLVINYPNNPTGAVLKKRTVKAIADIAEDYNLYILSDEPYEHFLYEGAKHYPMIKYAPDNTILANSFSKTFAMTGWRLGFTIAPTQVIRDMIKLHAYVIGNVTSFIQIAGITALRDKRSWEALEAMRQTYAERRKLVLHHLNKMPHITPFRPKGAFYLWAKIDPELGMSSEDFADWLLENAGVVVIPGTAFGKAGEGWIRISYATKKSQLTEAMQRMNEALSKL, from the coding sequence ATGAGATATAAAAAACGCAAATACTTCCTTGCGGGCAGAATAAACCTCATCCAGCGCTCAAAGATTAGGGAGCTCTTCGAAAAGGCAAAGAAGATGGACGACGTTATATCCCTCGGCATCGGTGAGCCTGATTTCGACACTCCACAGGTCATAAAGGAGGCCGCTAAGAGGGCGATAGATGAAGGGTACACCCACTACACCCCCAACGCGGGCATCCCCGAGTTCCGTGAAGCGATAGCCGAGTACTACAAGACCCACTACAAGGTTGATATATCCCCGGATGATATAATCGTCACCGCCGGCGCCTACGAGGCCACCTACCTCGCGTTCCAGACCCTTCTGGAGCAGGACGATGACGTTATCATTCCAGACCCGGCCTTCGTCTGCTATGTTGAGGACGCAAAAATCGCCGAGGCCGGCATCCTGAGGATACCCCTCCGCGAAGAGAACGAGTTCCAGATCGACCCCGATGAGCTTGTTGAGGCCATAACCAAGAGAACGAGAATGCTCGTTATCAACTATCCAAACAACCCAACAGGCGCAGTTCTCAAAAAGAGGACTGTGAAGGCAATAGCTGACATAGCGGAGGACTACAACCTCTACATTCTCAGCGACGAACCCTACGAGCACTTCCTCTACGAGGGGGCGAAGCACTACCCGATGATCAAATACGCCCCGGACAACACGATTCTGGCAAACAGCTTCTCCAAGACCTTCGCCATGACCGGCTGGCGCCTCGGCTTCACCATAGCCCCAACCCAGGTTATCAGGGACATGATAAAGCTCCACGCCTACGTCATCGGAAACGTCACGTCATTCATTCAGATAGCCGGAATCACCGCCCTCCGCGACAAGCGCAGCTGGGAGGCTCTTGAGGCCATGCGGCAGACCTACGCGGAGAGGAGGAAGCTGGTTCTCCACCACCTCAACAAGATGCCCCACATCACACCGTTCAGACCGAAGGGCGCCTTCTACCTCTGGGCCAAGATCGACCCGGAGCTCGGGATGAGCAGCGAGGATTTCGCAGACTGGCTCCTCGAGAATGCCGGCGTTGTCGTCATACCCGGAACAGCCTTCGGCAAGGCCGGAGAGGGATGGATAAGGATAAGCTATGCCACAAAGAAGAGCCAGCTCACAGAGGCAATGCAGAGAATGAACGAGGCACTGTCAAAGCTCTAG
- a CDS encoding ABC transporter ATP-binding protein, with protein MLVEVLNLEKDYGKVKALKGISFSINEGEIFGLIGPNGAGKSTTLKILATLLKPTGGRAEIAGHDVVKEADRVREIISYLPEEAGAYKNLTGYEYLGFMAKLYAKDEGKARKMLKLGVKLSGLGERLNDKVSTYSKGMTRKLLIARALMVRPKLAILDEPASGLDIVNAYSIRQTIRRFARKEGVTFLLSSHNMLEVEFLCHRVALINKGQIVEVGTPKELKEKYEAENLEEVFMRAVGVNIDEPIGGEGA; from the coding sequence ATGCTCGTTGAGGTTCTGAACCTAGAGAAGGACTACGGAAAGGTGAAGGCCCTCAAGGGGATAAGCTTCTCCATCAACGAGGGCGAAATATTTGGCCTAATAGGGCCCAACGGTGCCGGGAAGAGCACGACGCTGAAGATTCTCGCCACGCTCCTCAAACCGACCGGCGGGAGGGCAGAAATAGCGGGCCACGACGTGGTGAAGGAGGCCGACAGGGTCAGGGAAATCATCAGCTACCTGCCAGAGGAGGCCGGTGCCTATAAGAACCTCACCGGCTACGAATACCTCGGGTTCATGGCGAAGCTGTACGCCAAGGACGAGGGGAAAGCTAGAAAGATGCTCAAGCTCGGCGTCAAGCTTTCCGGTTTGGGGGAAAGGCTCAACGACAAGGTTTCTACGTACTCAAAGGGAATGACGAGGAAGCTCCTCATAGCGAGGGCCCTAATGGTGCGGCCAAAGCTGGCAATACTGGACGAGCCTGCGAGCGGGCTTGACATCGTGAACGCATACTCGATACGGCAGACAATAAGGCGCTTCGCGAGAAAAGAAGGCGTAACGTTCCTTCTATCGAGCCACAACATGCTTGAAGTGGAGTTTCTCTGCCACCGCGTTGCTTTGATAAACAAGGGACAGATAGTAGAAGTGGGAACGCCAAAGGAGCTGAAGGAGAAGTACGAGGCAGAGAACCTCGAGGAGGTCTTCATGCGCGCTGTCGGAGTGAACATCGACGAGCCAATAGGGGGTGAAGGGGCTTGA
- a CDS encoding putative toxin-antitoxin system toxin component, PIN family, whose protein sequence is MAQRIKVVLDTSVLISALKSKDLSKSPAWKIIKALQEGEIVNFVSNEIIEEMQTQVLGIGLETGLTRRALRILTIVLKNSITVRPRKKLSHDIDFIKKLKDPNDAKFFDVAYAKKVDYIISENTKHILQMRDERTKTYRFDGRNVKILRAGEFVREALK, encoded by the coding sequence ATGGCACAGAGGATTAAGGTTGTTCTGGATACTTCAGTCCTCATAAGCGCACTGAAGTCCAAGGACCTTTCCAAGTCTCCGGCATGGAAAATCATAAAGGCGTTGCAGGAGGGAGAAATTGTAAACTTCGTCTCGAATGAGATTATCGAGGAGATGCAGACCCAGGTTCTGGGAATCGGGCTTGAAACTGGACTCACGAGACGTGCGTTGCGAATTCTAACGATAGTTCTCAAGAACAGTATCACGGTCCGTCCACGGAAAAAGCTCTCTCACGACATTGATTTCATTAAGAAACTGAAAGACCCAAACGACGCCAAGTTCTTCGACGTTGCTTATGCCAAGAAGGTGGACTACATTATCTCAGAAAACACGAAGCACATTCTCCAAATGCGTGATGAGAGAACCAAAACTTATCGTTTTGACGGTAGAAATGTCAAAATTTTGAGGGCCGGGGAATTCGTGAGAGAGGCTTTAAAGTGA
- a CDS encoding PIN domain-containing protein, with protein MKDNGELIEDADILIGATAIVKGYQVWTKNTRHFERLRDFGVRLYKPRKR; from the coding sequence TTGAAGGATAATGGTGAGCTGATAGAGGACGCTGATATCCTCATCGGTGCCACGGCGATAGTCAAAGGCTACCAGGTTTGGACGAAAAATACACGACATTTTGAGAGACTGAGGGATTTTGGCGTGAGACTTTACAAACCTCGGAAGAGGTGA
- a CDS encoding PIN domain-containing protein, protein MIDTSVLIELYKVKRLEDYAGSAISMVTLFEFVRGIRSERKRVVS, encoded by the coding sequence TTGATTGACACGAGCGTTCTGATTGAACTCTACAAGGTCAAAAGGCTCGAGGACTATGCAGGCTCGGCCATCTCAATGGTCACTCTCTTTGAGTTCGTGAGGGGAATCCGCAGTGAACGAAAGAGGGTGGTGTCCTGA
- a CDS encoding TMEM165/GDT1 family protein codes for MDGVLAIFFAIFLAELGDKTQLATMAFASRYGWKVAFMGAILGLAAVNLIGAVLGDRLGDFIPLELVHRFAGALFIVFGILMLFGKL; via the coding sequence ATGGACGGCGTTCTGGCCATCTTCTTCGCCATTTTTCTAGCCGAGCTCGGAGACAAGACCCAGCTGGCAACTATGGCCTTCGCGTCCAGATACGGATGGAAGGTAGCGTTTATGGGGGCCATTCTTGGCCTCGCAGCGGTAAACCTCATCGGCGCGGTTCTCGGCGACAGGCTCGGCGACTTCATTCCCCTCGAACTGGTCCACAGGTTCGCAGGGGCGCTCTTCATAGTATTTGGCATCCTAATGCTGTTCGGAAAGCTATAA
- a CDS encoding DUF2178 domain-containing protein → MERWRIVGYTITIATASLLAVALWMENMEMAFGVLVTAIAVSFLYADWLKKRGEIISDERTLRIEEMASRRTLQVLVLALAFAVVALSILSENDPSPRSAYYLAISLMVLTSTLKLYLKHHYSRVM, encoded by the coding sequence ATGGAGAGATGGAGGATTGTAGGTTACACAATCACCATAGCAACGGCCTCTCTACTGGCCGTTGCCTTGTGGATGGAGAACATGGAAATGGCTTTTGGAGTTTTAGTGACGGCAATCGCGGTTTCGTTCCTCTACGCTGACTGGCTCAAAAAACGAGGGGAGATTATAAGCGACGAGAGAACGCTCCGCATCGAGGAGATGGCCTCACGGAGAACCCTTCAGGTCCTAGTGTTGGCTTTAGCCTTTGCGGTCGTGGCGCTTTCCATTCTCTCCGAGAACGACCCAAGCCCGAGGAGCGCCTATTACCTGGCCATCAGTTTGATGGTCTTAACCTCGACTCTCAAACTGTATTTGAAGCACCACTATTCAAGGGTGATGTGA
- a CDS encoding ABC transporter permease, whose translation MSDFWVMAKKELWNLFRDKKLVFGLVVVPLILLPVMGKAVNIGMEQAQGETHVAIVNFDDGKYGALLIKALEVAPNVTVTVVNATSLEGAIQQAVQNEQNVLVVIPPDFTAKLQANETATVEIYGIFTTISTGIKESVSEGRINAVLGILSDEIARIKVKNLGAGNPDAILQPIRIESKSVINNNVVNVSPTAVSSVIAAQAFTIPLIVFMMVMITSQMAAGAIASEKENKTLETLLTLPVARTKIVAAKIFGTAMMGLVAAIAYMIGMRYYMSSFGLGSSGVSLEDLGLVVTPTGALMFALVVFLTIIIALSLAMIVATFAEDVQSATTLVSAVILPLAFPAFLLMYTDINDLPAVVKYILLAVPFTHPVVDYRYVLLSSYTPIAISMAYLTVVAVVILYATAWLFSTERILTAGVSWGRRKKKTVE comes from the coding sequence TTGAGCGACTTCTGGGTCATGGCCAAGAAAGAACTCTGGAACCTCTTCAGGGACAAGAAGCTCGTCTTTGGCCTCGTGGTCGTCCCGCTGATACTGCTTCCTGTGATGGGAAAAGCCGTGAACATCGGCATGGAGCAGGCCCAGGGAGAGACCCACGTGGCGATAGTGAACTTCGACGATGGGAAGTACGGTGCGCTTCTTATAAAGGCCCTAGAAGTGGCCCCGAACGTGACGGTGACGGTGGTGAATGCCACATCTCTAGAGGGGGCCATTCAACAGGCGGTACAGAACGAGCAAAACGTTCTCGTGGTCATCCCTCCAGACTTCACGGCCAAGCTCCAGGCCAACGAGACGGCCACGGTGGAGATATACGGCATCTTCACGACGATAAGCACAGGGATAAAAGAGAGCGTCAGCGAAGGCAGGATAAACGCCGTTCTCGGGATACTCAGCGACGAAATAGCCAGGATAAAGGTGAAGAACCTCGGCGCGGGCAATCCCGATGCCATACTGCAGCCGATAAGGATCGAGAGCAAGTCCGTCATAAACAACAATGTCGTAAACGTGTCTCCAACCGCGGTTTCGAGCGTTATAGCGGCCCAGGCTTTCACGATACCGCTCATAGTCTTCATGATGGTCATGATAACCTCCCAGATGGCGGCTGGAGCCATAGCGAGCGAGAAGGAGAACAAGACGCTGGAGACACTCCTCACCCTCCCCGTGGCGAGGACGAAGATAGTCGCGGCGAAGATATTCGGAACGGCCATGATGGGCCTTGTTGCCGCGATAGCATACATGATAGGCATGCGCTACTACATGAGCTCCTTTGGGCTGGGTTCGAGCGGGGTGAGCCTCGAAGACCTGGGTCTGGTCGTCACCCCCACGGGGGCGCTGATGTTTGCCCTGGTTGTGTTCCTGACGATAATAATCGCCCTCAGCTTAGCCATGATAGTGGCGACCTTTGCAGAGGACGTCCAGAGCGCCACAACGCTGGTCAGCGCGGTTATCCTGCCCCTGGCGTTTCCGGCCTTCCTGCTGATGTACACCGACATAAACGACCTTCCCGCGGTCGTCAAATATATTCTGCTGGCGGTGCCCTTCACACACCCTGTGGTGGACTACCGCTACGTCCTCCTCAGCAGCTACACGCCGATAGCGATAAGCATGGCTTACCTAACGGTGGTGGCGGTCGTCATACTCTACGCCACGGCATGGCTGTTCTCAACGGAGAGAATCCTCACGGCAGGGGTCAGCTGGGGCAGAAGGAAGAAAAAGACTGTGGAGTGA
- a CDS encoding DUF2178 domain-containing protein — MKYEGLLGILITGMIIGLAYSTKSGKALLAVGIFVAGFLLSYLLAWYYNSKVERIEDERSRLISAKSARNGYAVMSFFLFAEYLWEYSRGNVVVATKLIIPLALGAAVLLISHYHYKRVM; from the coding sequence ATGAAGTACGAAGGCCTGCTCGGGATTCTCATCACGGGCATGATAATCGGGCTGGCTTACTCAACAAAGTCCGGAAAAGCCCTTCTGGCTGTGGGAATTTTTGTGGCGGGCTTTTTACTCAGCTATCTGCTGGCTTGGTACTACAACTCAAAGGTTGAGAGGATTGAGGACGAGAGGAGCAGGCTCATAAGTGCGAAGAGCGCGAGGAATGGCTATGCTGTGATGAGCTTTTTCCTCTTCGCTGAATATCTATGGGAGTACAGCAGAGGAAACGTTGTGGTGGCGACGAAGCTTATAATTCCTCTTGCCCTTGGTGCGGCCGTGCTCCTGATTTCTCACTATCATTACAAGCGGGTGATGTGA
- a CDS encoding helix-turn-helix transcriptional regulator, whose translation MKNRLRELRESRGLTQEELAKALGVTRQTVIAIEKGKYDPSLRLAFRIARFFGVKIEDIFLYEGDGDER comes from the coding sequence ATGAAAAATCGCCTTCGCGAACTGAGGGAGAGCAGAGGCCTAACCCAGGAGGAGCTGGCGAAGGCCTTGGGAGTAACGAGGCAGACGGTGATAGCGATTGAGAAGGGTAAATACGACCCATCGCTGAGATTAGCTTTTAGGATAGCGCGCTTTTTCGGTGTTAAAATCGAGGATATATTCCTTTACGAGGGTGATGGGGATGAACGGTAA
- a CDS encoding MFS transporter, whose amino-acid sequence MEKRWITVLLNTLVVAAGFGTMHMLEKFAGIVIDHYGITEAAMGYQQTAYVVGLFVAFLLGGTSLFKGSFKRSVALIISFAAIPQLLIPFMPSWGGVVALRFFQGFIVALIAVFSNQIGRLFVAERPFAKGIILSGIFWGGIYGINLAKWASHNYSDWGAVKVAFLVSAAVMYAVLALWWLFIEDFEIPKEKHSSGSNVWKMPFTWVFGFTFFPALWIIFTLGSFTLHNVKFSDAQVANLVMTLEVSMALWSIIMGYLGYRLSVKNTSNRGLFKAIVSVMTLSYAVTFAGIFIVWKAISANDYRLALIGIAITGIVQGTGPAFWTTAPATYPKKIYPEASFALGLISNSANAVAPNVMFVLVHGVTTGMLIYLSMAILGILLLLASARMKLPVEELGDAA is encoded by the coding sequence ATGGAGAAAAGATGGATTACCGTGCTTCTAAACACGCTCGTCGTCGCGGCGGGCTTTGGAACCATGCACATGCTTGAAAAGTTCGCGGGGATTGTGATAGACCACTACGGTATAACCGAAGCGGCCATGGGCTACCAGCAGACCGCTTACGTCGTCGGTCTGTTCGTCGCGTTCCTCCTCGGTGGAACGAGCCTGTTTAAGGGCTCCTTCAAGAGGAGCGTTGCCCTCATAATCAGCTTCGCGGCGATACCGCAGTTGCTGATTCCGTTCATGCCGAGCTGGGGCGGGGTTGTAGCGCTCCGCTTCTTCCAGGGTTTCATAGTCGCACTCATAGCTGTCTTCAGCAACCAGATTGGAAGGCTCTTCGTCGCAGAGAGGCCCTTTGCCAAGGGCATAATCCTCTCAGGCATATTCTGGGGCGGAATCTACGGTATAAACCTCGCCAAATGGGCCTCCCACAACTACTCCGATTGGGGAGCCGTCAAGGTTGCGTTCCTCGTTTCGGCCGCTGTAATGTACGCTGTGCTTGCCCTCTGGTGGCTCTTCATTGAAGATTTCGAGATTCCAAAGGAAAAGCACTCCTCAGGCTCAAACGTCTGGAAGATGCCATTCACCTGGGTCTTCGGCTTTACGTTCTTCCCCGCGCTCTGGATAATCTTCACCCTCGGTTCATTCACGCTCCACAACGTCAAATTCAGCGATGCCCAGGTTGCGAACCTTGTTATGACGCTCGAGGTCTCAATGGCACTGTGGTCAATAATAATGGGCTATCTCGGCTACCGCCTTTCAGTCAAGAACACCAGCAACCGCGGTCTCTTTAAGGCCATAGTAAGCGTCATGACGCTCTCCTACGCGGTGACCTTCGCGGGAATTTTCATTGTCTGGAAGGCGATCTCGGCGAACGACTACAGGCTGGCACTCATAGGAATCGCGATTACCGGAATAGTCCAGGGAACGGGACCGGCCTTCTGGACGACGGCACCGGCAACGTACCCGAAGAAAATCTATCCGGAGGCCAGCTTCGCCCTCGGCCTCATCTCCAATTCCGCCAACGCAGTGGCCCCCAACGTAATGTTCGTCCTCGTCCACGGCGTGACCACGGGGATGCTGATATATCTCAGCATGGCAATCCTCGGAATCCTTCTTCTCCTTGCCTCGGCAAGGATGAAGCTCCCAGTGGAGGAGCTCGGCGATGCGGCCTAA